The following are from one region of the Bacteroidota bacterium genome:
- the recG gene encoding ATP-dependent DNA helicase RecG: MTIDVFQESLQFLKGVGPRKYEVLEKAGVTNYRDLLQYYPRRYLDRSTVTPIKSITPQSGAVTVVGRVTKAGMVPMRGRSRFELVVEDESGGRIKCVWFNRAGWIAKVFKANERVAFHGKPQLYGRQFSLTHPDFDKLDADGASLETGRIIPLYPGGAAFDKVGLSSRSFRKVVYGLIKEHGLRLPEILPAWMVEQYNLMEGRVALRAAHFPKNQPELGKARERLKFEELLFIQLMLGVTRQVKQEVAGSVFNKEGDYLKRFLDEVLPFEFTNAQKKALNDVITDTKSGHQMNRLVQGDVGSGKTVVGVAAMLHALDNGFQSAFMAPTEILAEQHYANLKKYLEPLGVEVRLLIGGQRKALRTEILEDLATGKAQVAVGTHAVIQDGIVFQNLGMAIVDEQHRFGVMQRAAMLQKGNNPHMLLMTATPIPRSLAMTLYGDLDVTIMDEMPAGRKPIETSLRTEKRREEVYAFIKEQLREGRQCYVVYPLVEESEKLDLKDAESGYEQLVEKFRPYKVDLVHGRLFAYEKEEAMDRFKNGETDILVATTVIEVGVDVPNATVMLIEHAERFGLSQLHQLRGRVGRGGNQSYCILMADHKRTAEAEERLTTMVSTTDGFKISEADLKLRGAGDFFGTRQSGLPDLKIADITVDVELLVQAREAAFELLKRDPHMRDPEHELTRAYFQAFYHHRSLGFARVG; the protein is encoded by the coding sequence ATGACGATCGACGTTTTCCAGGAATCGCTTCAATTCCTTAAAGGAGTAGGCCCAAGGAAATATGAGGTACTGGAAAAAGCAGGGGTTACCAATTACCGCGACCTGCTTCAGTATTACCCCCGGCGCTACCTCGACCGGTCAACAGTGACACCGATCAAGAGCATCACCCCCCAATCGGGCGCGGTAACCGTCGTTGGACGCGTTACGAAAGCGGGCATGGTGCCGATGCGCGGGCGCTCGCGCTTTGAATTGGTTGTTGAAGATGAAAGCGGTGGACGCATCAAGTGCGTGTGGTTTAACCGGGCCGGCTGGATTGCCAAAGTGTTCAAAGCCAACGAACGCGTTGCCTTCCACGGCAAGCCACAGTTGTACGGCCGGCAATTCTCGCTCACCCATCCCGACTTCGACAAACTCGACGCAGACGGTGCCTCTCTAGAAACTGGCCGCATCATCCCCCTCTACCCCGGCGGTGCTGCATTTGACAAGGTTGGTCTTTCCAGCCGCTCTTTCAGAAAAGTGGTTTATGGCCTTATCAAGGAGCATGGCCTCAGGCTACCTGAGATTTTGCCGGCGTGGATGGTCGAGCAATACAACCTCATGGAAGGCCGCGTTGCGCTACGAGCGGCACACTTCCCCAAAAACCAGCCCGAGTTGGGCAAAGCACGCGAACGACTCAAATTTGAAGAACTGCTATTCATCCAGCTTATGCTTGGCGTAACCCGACAGGTAAAGCAAGAAGTTGCCGGCAGCGTATTCAACAAAGAAGGGGACTACCTCAAACGATTCCTCGACGAAGTGCTGCCTTTTGAGTTTACCAATGCGCAAAAGAAAGCCCTCAACGATGTTATAACGGATACCAAAAGCGGACACCAGATGAACCGGCTGGTACAGGGCGACGTCGGCAGTGGCAAAACGGTGGTTGGCGTTGCCGCTATGCTGCACGCCCTCGACAACGGCTTTCAAAGCGCCTTTATGGCACCCACTGAAATTCTGGCGGAGCAGCATTACGCCAACCTCAAAAAATACCTCGAGCCGCTCGGTGTTGAAGTACGCCTGCTGATTGGCGGTCAGCGCAAAGCTTTGCGCACAGAAATCCTTGAGGATCTTGCAACAGGCAAAGCCCAGGTAGCCGTAGGTACGCATGCAGTCATACAGGATGGGATCGTATTCCAAAATCTCGGGATGGCGATTGTCGACGAACAGCACCGCTTTGGCGTTATGCAGCGGGCAGCGATGTTGCAAAAAGGCAACAACCCGCACATGCTTCTGATGACAGCCACACCGATTCCCCGGTCGCTTGCGATGACGCTATACGGTGATCTCGACGTCACCATTATGGACGAAATGCCGGCCGGCCGCAAGCCCATTGAAACCAGCCTCCGCACAGAGAAACGACGCGAAGAAGTTTACGCCTTTATTAAAGAACAATTGCGGGAAGGCCGGCAATGTTACGTGGTTTATCCGCTGGTTGAAGAGAGTGAAAAACTCGACCTCAAAGATGCGGAATCGGGCTACGAGCAACTGGTAGAAAAATTCCGACCCTATAAAGTAGACCTCGTTCACGGCCGGCTCTTTGCCTACGAAAAAGAAGAGGCCATGGATCGGTTCAAAAACGGGGAGACCGATATCCTCGTTGCAACCACCGTCATCGAAGTTGGCGTCGACGTGCCCAATGCCACCGTTATGCTGATCGAGCACGCTGAGCGGTTCGGCCTCAGCCAACTCCACCAGCTCCGCGGCCGCGTTGGCCGGGGTGGCAACCAGAGCTATTGCATTTTGATGGCAGACCATAAAAGAACCGCCGAAGCAGAAGAGCGCCTGACCACCATGGTCAGCACTACAGACGGCTTCAAAATTAGCGAAGCAGACTTGAAGCTCCGCGGCGCCGGCGACTTTTTTGGCACCCGACAAAGCGGCCTGCCCGACCTGAAGATAGCCGACATCACCGTCGACGTCGAACTGCTTGTGCAAGCACGTGAAGCCGCATTTGAACTCCTCAAACGAGACCCACACATGCGCGACCCCGAACACGAACTCACCCGCGCCTACTTTCAGGCCTTTTATCACCACCGCAGCCTTGGGTTTGCACGGGTTGGGTGA
- a CDS encoding DUF4153 domain-containing protein, translating into MSIKQTIESNLEDPEALEKLYRQSPEHFTREFDAVFHANPSSTVLEVWQARLQFDKPMRQRQGTSFLHRPSEIMLIILLALVSGTLAKLPHFFGGIDEEMFYPRNLGFFVLPALACYFMFKNTVERSTVIGLSLAIGGAALFINAMQIDLDQSDTMVLACIHLPFFLWTLVGIAFAGNNYRALAPRMDYLKFNGEMVIYTVLTLIGGGILTGITLGLFNVIGLRIEDWYFKNVVVYGAVAAPLVATYVAIQRLESGQRLAPTFAKIFSPLVLITLTIFLIANGIQGKSPFTDRDFLIVFNAMLMGVLAITVFTISERPTSETRIVSDYIAIALVVVALVVDMIALSAIVFRLASYGLTPNRLAVLGANLLVFGNLAGILYYYAGFLRGKMDMQVVENWITRYLPLYAVWTIFIVFVMPFLFGLA; encoded by the coding sequence ATGTCTATCAAACAAACCATAGAATCTAATCTGGAAGATCCGGAGGCGTTGGAGAAGCTTTACCGGCAGTCTCCCGAGCATTTCACGAGAGAATTCGACGCCGTTTTTCACGCCAACCCGTCCTCAACCGTACTGGAAGTCTGGCAGGCACGGCTACAATTCGACAAGCCAATGCGCCAGCGCCAGGGCACGTCGTTTCTGCACCGGCCGAGCGAAATTATGCTCATCATCCTGCTCGCACTTGTGAGTGGTACCCTGGCAAAACTCCCACATTTTTTCGGGGGGATCGACGAAGAGATGTTCTACCCGCGCAACCTAGGTTTTTTTGTGCTGCCGGCGCTGGCCTGTTATTTCATGTTCAAAAATACCGTTGAACGCTCCACCGTCATTGGCCTCAGCCTCGCCATCGGCGGTGCGGCGTTGTTTATCAATGCCATGCAGATTGATTTGGATCAATCGGATACTATGGTGCTTGCCTGTATCCACCTGCCATTTTTTCTGTGGACTTTAGTCGGGATTGCTTTTGCCGGTAATAATTACAGGGCCCTCGCGCCGCGCATGGATTACCTCAAATTCAACGGCGAAATGGTCATTTATACCGTTTTGACATTGATTGGTGGTGGCATCCTCACCGGCATAACCCTCGGACTCTTCAACGTGATTGGCCTGCGCATTGAAGACTGGTATTTCAAAAACGTAGTGGTTTACGGCGCAGTGGCTGCCCCACTTGTCGCAACTTATGTAGCCATCCAGCGCCTGGAATCGGGACAGCGATTGGCGCCAACCTTTGCCAAAATATTCAGTCCGCTCGTACTGATTACCCTAACGATCTTTTTGATTGCCAATGGTATTCAGGGCAAGAGTCCTTTTACCGACCGCGATTTTTTAATAGTCTTTAACGCCATGTTGATGGGTGTACTCGCCATCACAGTTTTCACGATCTCGGAACGGCCCACCAGCGAAACCCGGATCGTGAGCGACTACATCGCAATCGCGCTGGTAGTGGTTGCCCTCGTGGTGGATATGATCGCGCTCTCTGCCATTGTATTCCGGCTGGCCTCGTACGGCCTGACGCCAAACCGACTCGCTGTGCTCGGCGCCAACTTGCTGGTATTTGGCAACCTGGCCGGCATCCTGTATTACTACGCCGGCTTCTTGCGCGGCAAAATGGACATGCAGGTTGTCGAAAACTGGATCACCCGCTACCTGCCGCTTTATGCGGTCTGGACGATATTCATTGTGTTCGTCATGCCCTTTCTTTTCGGGCTGGCCTAA
- a CDS encoding YqgE/AlgH family protein — MALSDMAPATGTLLIAPPMMQDPNFKRSVVLLCEHGVDGSFGLILNRSISLSLTDVVEGMDLYTGPLCMGGPVQPNTLHVLHRYTTGMGESIQIGNQIYWGGDFETIQKKVENEVTSSDDIRFFLGYAGWTPGQLDAEIEQDSWIIAPADDQVIFPEDPETLWANTLRRLGGEYALLANFPEDPRLN; from the coding sequence ATGGCTCTTTCCGACATGGCGCCGGCAACAGGTACCCTCCTGATTGCTCCGCCTATGATGCAAGATCCGAACTTCAAGCGTAGCGTTGTGTTGCTTTGCGAGCATGGCGTTGATGGTAGCTTTGGCCTCATTCTTAATCGTTCTATTTCCCTTAGCCTCACCGATGTTGTAGAAGGCATGGACCTCTACACTGGCCCCCTTTGCATGGGCGGCCCGGTACAACCCAACACCTTGCACGTGCTACACCGGTACACCACCGGCATGGGCGAGTCTATTCAGATTGGCAACCAGATTTACTGGGGCGGCGACTTCGAGACCATCCAGAAGAAAGTCGAGAACGAGGTTACTTCTTCAGATGACATCCGCTTCTTCCTCGGCTACGCCGGCTGGACGCCCGGCCAACTCGATGCCGAGATCGAACAAGACAGTTGGATCATCGCCCCGGCCGACGACCAGGTCATTTTCCCCGAAGACCCCGAAACCCTCTGGGCCAACACACTCCGCCGGCTCGGCGGTGAATACGCCCTCCTCGCCAACTTCCCCGAAGACCCAAGGCTGAATTGA
- a CDS encoding class I SAM-dependent methyltransferase codes for MTTKKSSIAEIRARFDNDVERFSNLETGQQATIDAPLSMALITEAAIAATPNITHVLDIGCGAGNNTIKLLQQCTHEAVHCDLLDLSQPMLDRAAARVAPLTTGTVQTFQADFRAAKLPTEQYDVILAAAVLHHLRDDWDWRIAFEKIYALTAPGGSVWITDLVSHEHEAIQAFMWHRYGDYLESLDGPAYRDKVFAYIEKEDSPRPVTYQLDLLKQAGFDHTEILHKNSCFAAFGAIKSTY; via the coding sequence ATGACCACCAAGAAATCCAGTATCGCTGAAATCCGCGCGCGCTTTGACAATGACGTAGAGCGCTTCTCCAACCTGGAAACTGGCCAGCAAGCTACTATCGATGCCCCGCTCTCCATGGCGCTGATTACCGAGGCAGCTATTGCGGCGACGCCCAACATCACCCATGTGCTCGATATTGGCTGCGGCGCCGGCAACAACACCATCAAACTGCTCCAGCAATGTACCCATGAGGCAGTGCATTGCGATCTGCTCGACCTCAGCCAACCGATGCTCGACAGGGCTGCAGCGCGTGTTGCTCCACTCACGACGGGCACCGTCCAAACCTTTCAGGCAGACTTCCGGGCGGCTAAACTACCCACCGAACAGTACGATGTAATACTCGCCGCCGCCGTATTGCACCACCTGCGCGATGACTGGGATTGGCGCATCGCCTTCGAGAAAATCTACGCACTTACCGCGCCCGGCGGCAGCGTATGGATTACAGATCTCGTCAGCCACGAACACGAAGCCATACAAGCCTTCATGTGGCACCGGTACGGAGACTACCTGGAATCACTCGACGGCCCTGCGTATCGAGACAAAGTATTCGCCTACATCGAAAAAGAAGACTCCCCACGTCCTGTCACCTACCAACTGGATCTCCTCAAACAAGCCGGCTTCGACCACACAGAAATCCTCCACAAGAACTCCTGCTTCGCCGCCTTCGGCGCCATCAAGTCTACGTACTAG
- a CDS encoding polysaccharide biosynthesis C-terminal domain-containing protein gives MAFFSRIKKLASETAIYGISTIVGRLVNYLLVPIYLNVFAPELYQVVILVFTAFAVLNHIYQHGMEAAYLKYASGQSDAAQVKQTFSTASYSLLGLSLCTSGLLVLAQNPLSELVGIGLSWSYLFYYAAAILTLDALAIVPFADLRLQNRPIYFAVLKLTNILINVGLNLFLIFVLDKGVESVFIANLAASAATLVLLLPLYSKRLVAAFDVSLWKQLMLFGLPFIPSGISYAFVDRVNTIFLDKMPSSRVLELYGDYLPARILFGPESSTLPTDYIVGVFGGIWKLGVFMMLVAQMFRFAWQPFFLQHAKDPDAKPLFARIFTLYTAASLLVFLAISFFIDELVMLRLPNRGTLIPETYWFALYLVPVILLAYFFQGWYYNFTAGAYIEKKTRYFATCTFAGALLALGINLFVVPHYGMIAAAWATTLAYGLMAFLLYNIVKKFYPVPYDWGAVARSCLLAASIFAAWFLRPALQTFVFEVALLLVFIAGLFVLRVLSASQLLTFVKNRR, from the coding sequence GTGGCCTTTTTTAGCCGAATCAAAAAACTCGCTTCTGAAACTGCGATCTACGGCATTTCCACGATTGTCGGCCGGCTCGTCAACTACCTGCTAGTCCCCATCTACCTGAATGTATTCGCCCCCGAACTCTACCAGGTGGTGATTCTTGTTTTCACGGCCTTTGCGGTACTCAACCACATTTACCAGCACGGCATGGAGGCAGCCTACCTGAAATACGCCTCCGGACAAAGTGATGCGGCCCAGGTCAAACAAACATTCAGTACGGCCAGCTACTCCCTGCTGGGCCTGTCGCTTTGCACATCCGGCCTGCTCGTGCTCGCGCAAAATCCGCTGAGTGAGTTGGTGGGTATTGGCCTGTCCTGGTCCTACCTCTTTTATTATGCCGCCGCCATTCTTACCCTCGACGCCCTGGCTATTGTCCCGTTTGCCGACCTCCGACTCCAAAACCGCCCCATCTACTTTGCGGTACTTAAGCTTACCAACATTCTCATCAACGTTGGCCTGAATCTCTTTTTAATTTTTGTACTCGATAAAGGCGTCGAGTCTGTTTTCATTGCGAATCTTGCTGCCTCTGCTGCAACACTCGTCCTGCTGCTTCCGCTGTATAGCAAACGGCTGGTTGCTGCTTTTGACGTCTCCCTTTGGAAGCAACTGATGTTGTTTGGCCTGCCGTTTATCCCAAGCGGTATCAGCTATGCCTTTGTAGACCGGGTGAACACCATCTTTCTCGACAAAATGCCGTCCAGCCGTGTGCTCGAATTATACGGCGACTACTTGCCGGCGCGCATATTGTTTGGCCCCGAATCCTCGACCCTGCCCACAGACTATATCGTAGGCGTCTTTGGCGGTATCTGGAAACTGGGTGTTTTCATGATGCTTGTCGCCCAGATGTTCAGGTTTGCGTGGCAGCCGTTTTTTCTGCAGCACGCCAAAGACCCGGATGCCAAACCGCTCTTCGCGCGCATCTTCACCCTCTACACAGCAGCCAGCCTGCTGGTCTTTCTCGCCATTTCGTTCTTTATAGATGAACTGGTCATGCTCAGACTGCCTAATCGCGGCACACTGATCCCGGAGACCTACTGGTTTGCGCTTTACCTCGTACCCGTCATTCTGCTGGCTTACTTCTTCCAGGGCTGGTATTACAACTTTACAGCCGGCGCCTACATAGAAAAGAAGACGCGCTACTTTGCCACCTGCACCTTCGCTGGCGCCCTGCTCGCACTGGGCATCAACCTGTTTGTTGTCCCACATTACGGCATGATTGCAGCAGCATGGGCAACCACCCTGGCATATGGACTCATGGCCTTCCTGCTCTACAACATCGTCAAGAAATTCTACCCGGTACCTTACGACTGGGGCGCAGTCGCCCGTTCTTGCTTGCTTGCGGCCAGTATTTTTGCAGCCTGGTTCTTGCGTCCAGCATTGCAAACCTTTGTCTTCGAGGTTGCCTTGCTGCTTGTCTTCATCGCCGGCTTGTTTGTTTTACGCGTCCTCTCTGCCAGCCAACTCCTCACATTCGTCAAAAACCGCAGGTAA
- a CDS encoding transcriptional regulator: MADKPTRRKPRMRRKKGETSIKSFPSALDKLIHERIRLGIVSALAASNTLTFNELKELLGTSDGNLSVHARKLEDAGYIKVEKSFDGRTPKTEFSLLDKGRDALNDYLNQMEQIIKMTKG; the protein is encoded by the coding sequence ATGGCGGATAAACCAACCCGGCGCAAACCCCGTATGCGGCGCAAAAAAGGAGAAACCAGCATAAAGTCGTTTCCAAGCGCACTCGACAAGCTGATTCACGAACGCATCCGGCTTGGCATTGTGAGCGCACTTGCAGCAAGCAATACGCTGACATTCAACGAACTGAAAGAATTGCTCGGCACATCCGACGGCAACCTGAGCGTGCACGCACGCAAGCTGGAAGACGCGGGCTACATCAAAGTGGAAAAGTCATTCGACGGCCGCACCCCAAAAACCGAATTCAGCCTGCTCGACAAAGGGCGCGATGCCCTCAACGACTACCTGAACCAGATGGAGCAGATTATTAAGATGACGAAGGGGTGA
- a CDS encoding T9SS type A sorting domain-containing protein, with protein sequence MRISLSLCLAALFTVCLTPAVAQDATRQIPDTPRNSEINAPDVLHITDRLAQTPAAREALQVFQANKQTATQKAGTTAIRQSLGDRATFRVMKNVATNPSWEEKSFTLSATSAVANIWVEDGELSLGNVSDADIVALEDALLLSTPAASVDPARGIVENNNFYFGNPPNIDGDGQLDILLYDISEGGSNNNFFVAGFVTPEDLSPTGNGNFKDILYLDTNPGISSRPITSVLATAAHEYQHLIHYNYDLFEQTFINEGLSEWAEVMNGYPSRTMSFLSDPATYNIRLLEWESGDNILLDYQRAGLFTGYLAERMSPEALGAITRNPNRGRRGYEEIINQQGLDFEELLKDYHTANLLNNGSLDPAFQYLNPTYANIGTIPTTEVDGQFATETPTTTTFIEAGAVSYLVWDNVADFVLNMDTIDPFDALRARIAVRVLLEKANGETSFEDLPLPLEETYYAGDYASLTLIVTHVKAELTSRVGLTYNAQWGTPVNGIATAVQFDNGQVASDGFFSLGSDADGAVATRFDVPDGGQSTLQEVSLSPYFVNQFNNSTVPDDAPRDLTLKVWETGSDGRPGAEIFSLAVTDPRTTGISSSALNHFSVDLTPYQDQLSNLPATIFIGYAEAGNDPNYMVVGASTYATEDRSFVVLSDGNWGALWDIQFSDSGAQEFPLQNTVVPVRALFVTTSLPVAIDDEVLADNRFELATNFPNPFQSQTTIPYTLPTASAVKLVVYNVLGQEVQTLIDQFQPAGNYSVTFQADSLPSGLYLYTLEAGSNRQTRRMTVVH encoded by the coding sequence ATGCGTATTTCTCTATCCCTTTGCCTTGCTGCCTTATTCACCGTTTGCCTAACACCCGCCGTCGCGCAGGACGCCACACGACAAATACCCGATACCCCGCGCAATTCGGAAATCAACGCACCGGACGTATTGCATATCACAGACCGACTGGCGCAAACGCCGGCAGCCCGTGAAGCCCTGCAAGTTTTTCAGGCCAACAAACAGACAGCAACCCAAAAGGCTGGCACAACAGCTATACGGCAATCTCTCGGCGACCGCGCCACGTTCCGCGTTATGAAAAACGTGGCTACCAACCCGTCATGGGAAGAAAAAAGCTTTACGCTCTCAGCAACCAGCGCCGTCGCCAATATTTGGGTTGAAGATGGCGAACTGAGCCTCGGTAATGTCTCGGATGCAGATATCGTTGCGCTGGAAGATGCCCTGCTTTTGTCGACGCCCGCCGCATCAGTGGATCCGGCCCGAGGCATTGTGGAGAACAACAATTTCTATTTTGGCAATCCGCCCAACATCGATGGCGATGGGCAACTGGATATTCTGTTGTATGATATTTCTGAAGGCGGATCCAACAACAATTTTTTTGTCGCCGGCTTCGTCACTCCCGAAGACCTTTCACCAACTGGCAACGGCAACTTCAAGGACATTTTATATCTGGACACCAATCCGGGCATATCAAGCCGGCCGATTACGTCGGTACTGGCAACGGCAGCCCATGAGTACCAGCACCTGATTCATTACAACTACGACCTGTTCGAGCAGACCTTTATAAATGAAGGCTTGTCTGAATGGGCAGAAGTGATGAATGGCTATCCCTCCCGCACCATGTCTTTCCTGAGTGACCCGGCTACCTACAACATTCGGCTGCTCGAATGGGAATCTGGCGATAACATTCTACTTGATTACCAGCGTGCCGGCCTGTTTACAGGGTATCTGGCAGAGCGGATGAGTCCGGAAGCCCTTGGTGCAATCACGAGGAATCCTAACCGGGGGCGGCGCGGATACGAAGAGATCATCAACCAGCAAGGTCTCGACTTTGAGGAGTTGCTTAAAGACTACCACACAGCTAACCTGCTAAACAACGGCAGCCTTGACCCCGCTTTCCAGTACCTCAATCCTACCTATGCCAATATTGGCACCATCCCAACGACAGAAGTGGATGGTCAATTTGCTACAGAAACCCCGACAACAACAACTTTTATTGAAGCCGGCGCGGTTTCGTACCTGGTCTGGGACAACGTGGCTGACTTCGTTTTAAACATGGATACCATAGACCCGTTCGATGCGCTGCGGGCGCGCATTGCGGTTCGGGTGCTGCTTGAAAAAGCAAACGGGGAGACGAGCTTCGAAGACTTACCCCTTCCGCTGGAAGAAACCTACTATGCCGGCGACTACGCGAGCCTTACCCTGATTGTTACCCACGTAAAAGCTGAACTTACCTCGCGTGTTGGCCTCACCTATAACGCACAATGGGGCACACCAGTAAACGGAATCGCAACCGCTGTGCAGTTTGACAACGGGCAGGTTGCATCAGATGGCTTCTTCTCGCTCGGATCAGATGCTGACGGCGCCGTAGCAACCCGGTTCGACGTACCCGACGGTGGGCAATCAACCCTCCAGGAAGTTAGCCTCTCACCGTACTTTGTTAACCAGTTTAACAACTCGACCGTACCTGACGACGCACCACGAGACCTCACCCTCAAAGTATGGGAAACAGGCAGTGACGGCCGGCCCGGTGCAGAGATTTTTTCATTGGCAGTTACTGACCCCAGAACAACAGGCATCAGTTCTTCAGCATTGAACCACTTCAGCGTAGACCTTACACCGTACCAGGATCAGTTGTCCAATTTGCCTGCTACCATTTTCATCGGTTATGCAGAAGCCGGCAATGATCCAAACTACATGGTGGTTGGCGCGTCAACATACGCCACAGAAGATCGGTCTTTTGTTGTTTTGAGTGATGGCAACTGGGGCGCCCTTTGGGATATCCAGTTCTCAGACAGCGGTGCACAGGAATTCCCGCTGCAAAATACCGTGGTCCCTGTCCGCGCACTGTTTGTCACCACGTCGCTACCCGTTGCTATTGATGATGAGGTGTTGGCAGATAACCGTTTCGAACTTGCCACAAATTTCCCAAATCCGTTTCAAAGCCAGACGACAATCCCGTACACGCTGCCAACGGCCAGTGCTGTAAAACTGGTGGTTTACAACGTACTCGGACAGGAAGTACAAACGTTGATTGATCAATTTCAGCCGGCTGGCAATTATTCGGTAACATTCCAAGCTGATTCCTTGCCCAGCGGGTTGTATCTTTATACGCTCGAAGCCGGATCAAACCGACAAACGCGCCGCATGACCGTTGTGCATTAA